The following are from one region of the Methanomassiliicoccales archaeon LGM-DZ1 genome:
- a CDS encoding cupin domain-containing protein translates to MSSEEVPKDLSPFDAGEPNPYGAHFEGKSYLKMFAESPVGIANVTFEPGCRNHWHIHHKGGQVLICIAGCGWYQAWGEEPRGLHPGDVIAIPPEVKHWHGAAKDSWFSHIAVEVPAPGASTEWCGPVSDADYSKLP, encoded by the coding sequence ATGTCATCTGAAGAAGTCCCCAAAGACCTCAGCCCGTTCGATGCCGGGGAGCCCAACCCTTACGGAGCCCATTTCGAAGGCAAGAGCTATCTGAAGATGTTCGCCGAGTCCCCCGTTGGCATCGCCAACGTGACCTTCGAGCCGGGATGCCGCAACCACTGGCACATACACCATAAGGGCGGGCAGGTCCTGATCTGCATCGCGGGCTGCGGATGGTACCAGGCATGGGGAGAGGAGCCGCGCGGGCTGCACCCCGGAGATGTCATCGCCATCCCGCCGGAGGTGAAGCACTGGCATGGGGCCGCCAAGGATTCCTGGTTCTCGCACATCGCCGTGGAGGTGCCCGCTCCCGGGGCCTCAACCGAATGGTGCGGGCCCGTCTCGGACGCCGACTACTCAAAGCTCCCGTGA
- the gltS gene encoding sodium/glutamate symporter — translation MYTVHFDVYQTAMMGAVALAVGILLVRRSKLLRKYCIPAAVMGGLVFSIAFCAIYEADIAEVSFDETLKNVFMMAFFCSVGFMASVRMLKKGGRLVLTLLALVGVLIVCQDVLGVSLASLLGMDPDMGLALGSISLVGGHGTAGSFGPDLVDIYGVENADTVAIAAATFGLAISGFVGGPLAKRRIEKGNLSPDKDDIAMAEEEEEVRKIDSERFLYALLLLCIGVGAGSYIVAGIKAAGLTLPVYLGAMLVAMLIRNVADWKGIELPLKEINTLGWISLSLFLSIALMVTQLWNLADLAGKMVVILLAQTALVAVYAYYVIFNATGRDYESAALVTATAGFSLGATPNAMANMESLFDKYGVAPKAYFAVPLVGSVFIDLLNVAIITVFLNIL, via the coding sequence GTGTACACCGTCCATTTCGACGTCTACCAGACCGCCATGATGGGAGCGGTCGCGCTCGCCGTCGGCATACTCCTGGTCAGGCGCTCGAAGCTCCTGCGGAAATACTGCATCCCCGCGGCCGTCATGGGCGGGCTGGTGTTCTCGATAGCGTTCTGCGCCATCTACGAGGCGGACATCGCCGAAGTTTCCTTCGACGAGACCCTGAAGAACGTCTTCATGATGGCCTTCTTCTGCTCCGTCGGCTTCATGGCGTCGGTGAGGATGCTGAAGAAGGGAGGGCGCCTGGTGCTGACCCTCCTGGCCCTCGTCGGCGTCCTGATCGTCTGCCAGGACGTGCTGGGCGTCTCCCTGGCGTCCCTCCTGGGCATGGACCCGGACATGGGGCTGGCCCTCGGCTCGATAAGCCTTGTCGGAGGGCACGGGACGGCGGGGTCGTTCGGCCCCGACCTGGTGGACATCTACGGCGTGGAGAACGCCGATACCGTCGCCATCGCCGCCGCCACCTTCGGATTGGCCATAAGCGGGTTCGTAGGAGGGCCACTGGCCAAGAGGAGGATCGAGAAAGGCAACCTGTCCCCCGACAAGGACGACATCGCCATGGCCGAGGAGGAGGAAGAGGTGCGCAAGATCGATTCCGAGCGCTTCCTCTATGCCCTCCTGCTGCTGTGCATCGGCGTGGGCGCCGGGTCGTACATCGTCGCAGGCATCAAGGCCGCCGGCCTCACCCTGCCGGTGTACCTGGGGGCGATGCTCGTGGCCATGCTCATCCGCAACGTCGCCGATTGGAAGGGGATCGAGCTGCCGCTCAAGGAGATCAACACCCTCGGGTGGATCTCGCTGTCGCTGTTCCTGTCCATCGCCCTGATGGTGACCCAGCTGTGGAACCTCGCCGACTTGGCCGGCAAGATGGTCGTCATACTCCTGGCGCAGACGGCGCTGGTCGCTGTGTACGCCTATTACGTCATATTCAACGCCACCGGCAGGGACTACGAGTCCGCCGCCCTGGTGACGGCCACCGCAGGGTTCAGCCTGGGGGCGACCCCCAACGCCATGGCGAACATGGAGTCCCTCTTCGACAAGTACGGCGTCGCGCCCAAGGCGTACTTCGCCGTCCCCCTCGTCGGGAGCGTCTTCATAGACCTGCTGAACGTGGCGATAATCACCGTTTTCCTCAACATTTTATAA
- a CDS encoding DUF1294 domain-containing protein encodes MSPAEAAAAAYILLNLISFAVYGIDKRRAVKGEWRIKESTLLLLGLIAPWGAVAGMHAFRHKTRKRKFLANYVFLVLHIAAIILILTA; translated from the coding sequence ATGAGCCCGGCAGAGGCCGCAGCCGCGGCGTACATACTGCTCAATCTGATATCATTTGCAGTCTACGGCATCGACAAGCGCCGCGCCGTGAAGGGCGAGTGGAGGATAAAGGAGAGCACGCTCCTCCTGCTGGGTCTTATCGCACCGTGGGGAGCGGTCGCCGGGATGCATGCGTTCCGCCACAAGACCAGGAAGCGGAAGTTCCTCGCGAACTACGTCTTCCTCGTCCTGCACATCGCCGCCATCATCCTTATACTGACGGCGTGA
- the twy1 gene encoding 4-demethylwyosine synthase TYW1 produces MDEEYRQTLIRQHYRVYRDHAAVKLCGWIKESLLHGRHCYKQDFYGIMTHRCLQMTPAINECTHMCPFCWRTEGHDYPVTEWAEPKEMLDALIEYHRFLLSGFKGDPRCDPKMFEEAMNPNQVACSLAGEPTEYPYLSEFFRECRSRGMTVFLVTNGTNPERIAALDTLPSQLYVTVAAPDRETYARACRPKVSDGWERIMETLALMPSLETRTVIRHTLVQGINMFRPEDYAKIDKTADPDLVEPKGYVFVGGSRQRLTVDAMPSFEAVKDFSARLGEELGMSLLREKKDSRVALLGYEGTELDTARAWESGTAFSRRLH; encoded by the coding sequence ATGGACGAGGAATACCGCCAGACCCTGATCCGCCAGCATTACCGCGTCTACCGCGACCATGCCGCCGTCAAGCTCTGCGGGTGGATCAAGGAGTCCCTCCTTCACGGGCGCCATTGCTACAAGCAGGACTTCTATGGGATAATGACGCACCGCTGCCTGCAGATGACCCCCGCCATCAACGAATGCACCCACATGTGCCCGTTCTGCTGGCGCACGGAGGGGCACGATTACCCGGTGACGGAATGGGCGGAGCCGAAGGAGATGCTGGACGCCCTCATCGAATACCACCGGTTCCTCCTGTCCGGGTTCAAGGGAGACCCGCGCTGCGACCCCAAGATGTTCGAGGAGGCCATGAACCCCAACCAGGTGGCCTGCTCGCTCGCCGGGGAACCCACTGAGTACCCCTATCTGTCGGAGTTCTTCAGGGAATGCAGGTCCAGGGGGATGACCGTGTTCCTGGTCACCAACGGCACGAACCCGGAAAGGATCGCCGCCCTGGACACCCTGCCCTCGCAGCTCTACGTGACCGTGGCAGCGCCCGACCGGGAGACCTACGCGAGGGCCTGCAGGCCCAAGGTCTCTGACGGCTGGGAGCGCATAATGGAGACGCTGGCACTTATGCCGTCGCTCGAGACGAGGACGGTCATAAGGCATACTCTGGTCCAGGGGATCAACATGTTCCGCCCCGAGGATTACGCCAAGATCGACAAGACCGCCGATCCCGACCTCGTCGAGCCTAAGGGCTACGTGTTCGTCGGGGGCTCCAGGCAGAGGCTGACCGTCGATGCCATGCCCTCGTTCGAGGCCGTGAAGGATTTCTCGGCCAGGCTGGGGGAGGAGCTCGGCATGTCGCTGCTGCGCGAGAAGAAGGACAGCCGCGTCGCGCTCCTCGGTTATGAAGGCACGGAGCTGGACACCGCCCGGGCATGGGAGTCCGGGACGGCGTTCTCGCGCCGCTTGCACTGA
- a CDS encoding replication factor C large subunit yields the protein MSEDWNEKYRPKTLDDVVGNPTAVQTMRAWAKSWEHGVPEKRVLLLKGAPGIGKTSSAWALAREMGWPVVEMNASDQRKAEDIRNIALRASHFDTFSDDGSFSAVRNGGMKMIILDEADSFSPSGDRDALPAISELIKTTEQPTVMIVNDFYNISRRSSAVKDCTLQVDFKKPRAAAVERVLAHICESEGVDAEPAALAAIADNADGDLRAAVRDLESLAYGGVRVTAEAAHALSMRQAAGTKSMFDFIGAVFTKRDPALAYSVLRDVDSDPGTVSVWLDENIPYQVSDTGELVRCYERLSRADIYLGRVNRRMYYGFWGYANNLMVDGIIESLHSKPKWTRINWPSYLTKMSRTKSVRAVRNSLASKIGRMTHTSAARILADSLLSYRAMAKNDQGFRVMLVKEGGLDEDELAFLLGAKVDSAAVKKTFLEAFPPEEKPAKKTKGKKTAQEPVQEPAAAAPAAEEHAGPEAPAEETKTAQEPAQQAAPEAPAPKPAKRVQTSLFDF from the coding sequence ATGAGCGAGGACTGGAACGAGAAGTACCGCCCCAAGACGCTGGACGATGTCGTCGGGAACCCGACCGCCGTGCAGACCATGCGCGCCTGGGCGAAGTCCTGGGAGCACGGAGTCCCGGAGAAGCGCGTCCTGCTCCTGAAAGGCGCCCCCGGCATAGGGAAGACCTCTTCCGCCTGGGCCCTGGCCCGCGAGATGGGCTGGCCGGTGGTGGAGATGAACGCCTCCGACCAGAGGAAGGCGGAGGACATCAGGAACATAGCGCTCAGGGCCTCGCATTTCGACACCTTCTCGGACGACGGCAGCTTCTCCGCGGTCCGCAACGGCGGGATGAAGATGATCATCCTCGACGAGGCCGACAGCTTCTCCCCGTCGGGGGACAGGGACGCCCTGCCGGCGATCAGCGAGCTCATAAAGACCACCGAGCAGCCGACCGTGATGATCGTCAACGACTTCTACAACATCTCGAGGAGGTCGTCCGCCGTCAAGGACTGCACCCTGCAGGTCGATTTCAAGAAGCCCCGTGCCGCTGCCGTCGAGAGGGTGCTCGCCCATATCTGCGAGTCGGAAGGCGTGGACGCGGAGCCGGCGGCGCTGGCCGCCATCGCGGACAATGCCGACGGCGACCTGAGGGCCGCGGTCAGGGACCTGGAGTCCCTGGCGTACGGCGGCGTCAGGGTGACCGCGGAGGCGGCCCATGCCCTCTCCATGAGGCAGGCCGCCGGCACCAAGAGCATGTTCGACTTCATCGGGGCGGTCTTCACCAAGAGGGACCCGGCCCTGGCGTATTCCGTCCTGCGCGACGTAGATTCCGACCCGGGCACCGTCTCCGTATGGCTGGACGAGAACATACCGTACCAGGTGTCGGACACCGGGGAGCTAGTCCGCTGCTACGAGCGCCTGTCCCGGGCCGACATCTACCTCGGGAGGGTGAACAGGCGCATGTACTACGGGTTCTGGGGATATGCCAACAACCTGATGGTCGACGGCATCATAGAGTCCCTGCACAGCAAGCCCAAATGGACCCGCATCAACTGGCCGTCTTACCTCACCAAGATGTCCCGCACGAAATCGGTCCGCGCAGTGAGGAACTCCCTGGCCTCCAAGATCGGCCGCATGACCCACACCTCGGCCGCCCGCATCCTGGCGGATTCCCTGCTCTCCTACAGGGCGATGGCGAAGAACGACCAGGGGTTCCGCGTCATGCTGGTGAAGGAAGGGGGCCTGGACGAGGATGAGCTCGCGTTCCTCCTGGGCGCGAAGGTGGATTCGGCGGCGGTGAAGAAGACCTTCCTCGAGGCGTTCCCGCCCGAGGAGAAGCCGGCCAAGAAGACCAAGGGCAAGAAGACCGCGCAGGAGCCAGTTCAGGAGCCTGCGGCAGCCGCTCCGGCCGCCGAGGAGCATGCAGGGCCCGAGGCGCCTGCAGAAGAAACGAAGACCGCGCAGGAGCCAGCTCAGCAGGCGGCGCCCGAGGCCCCCGCTCCCAAGCCGGCGAAGAGAGTGCAGACGAGCCTCTTCGATTTCTGA
- a CDS encoding zinc ribbon domain-containing protein: MRYYCRECGHEIEPGADFCYYCGALKSKAIAIDDEGREVSPAYSPDGVCPDCGHKNVEGASFCSECGRKLSSERPQEGAAADPFAQPYGPYPVKTLTRKDYLAMFLAFVPGIVNIFGLGHLVMGKWSRAFMYLMISAVVLYLRFTVVTSSGTGVYMLYWFITFAVYFQQSMEVVRLIYAPPGGGKQDGPGGDSGTGGQR, from the coding sequence ATGAGGTATTACTGCAGGGAATGCGGACACGAGATCGAGCCCGGGGCCGATTTCTGCTATTACTGCGGCGCTCTCAAGTCTAAAGCGATAGCCATAGACGACGAAGGGCGCGAGGTCTCTCCGGCGTACAGCCCGGACGGGGTCTGCCCGGACTGCGGCCACAAGAACGTCGAGGGCGCCTCCTTCTGCTCCGAATGCGGCAGGAAGCTGTCCTCCGAACGCCCGCAGGAAGGGGCGGCCGCCGACCCCTTCGCGCAGCCGTACGGCCCGTACCCCGTCAAGACCCTCACCAGGAAGGACTACCTCGCCATGTTCCTGGCCTTCGTGCCGGGAATCGTTAACATCTTCGGCCTGGGGCACCTCGTCATGGGGAAGTGGTCCCGCGCGTTCATGTACCTGATGATCTCCGCCGTGGTGCTGTACCTCAGGTTCACCGTCGTGACCTCGTCCGGCACCGGCGTCTACATGCTCTATTGGTTCATCACCTTCGCCGTGTACTTCCAGCAGTCCATGGAGGTGGTGAGGCTGATCTACGCCCCTCCCGGTGGCGGAAAGCAGGACGGGCCCGGCGGGGACAGCGGGACCGGAGGGCAGCGATGA
- a CDS encoding ATP-binding cassette domain-containing protein, protein MENALELSNVSVVKDGHRILDRVSLIIGQDENVAIIGLNGSGKTTLLKLLRGDIYPYDDDEVPYSMKIFGERHWNIFDLRTKMGVVSMDLQNRFSPVTTVREVIGSGFFGSLDIFRNMEVRPEMEELIRYRATEMGIEDLLERTIEGLSLGEMRRALIARALITNPRMLILDEPMTGLDIVMKSKFRQMFDILIDSGVRIVMITHDLTDIPVSIGRIVMIRKGRIFGDGKKEDLLNDEKVSELYGAKIKVESTKGIYRMYLE, encoded by the coding sequence ATGGAGAACGCACTCGAACTCTCCAACGTGTCCGTCGTGAAGGACGGGCATCGGATATTGGACCGCGTCAGCCTGATCATCGGGCAGGACGAGAACGTCGCGATCATAGGGCTCAACGGCTCCGGGAAGACCACCCTCCTCAAGCTGCTACGCGGGGACATCTACCCCTATGACGATGACGAGGTCCCGTACTCTATGAAGATATTCGGAGAGAGGCACTGGAACATATTCGACCTGAGGACCAAGATGGGGGTCGTGTCGATGGACCTGCAGAACAGGTTCTCGCCCGTCACCACCGTCCGGGAGGTCATCGGTTCCGGTTTCTTCGGCAGCCTCGACATCTTCAGGAACATGGAGGTCAGGCCGGAGATGGAGGAGCTCATCCGCTACCGCGCGACGGAGATGGGGATCGAGGACCTCCTGGAGAGGACCATCGAGGGCCTGTCCCTGGGCGAGATGCGCAGGGCGCTCATAGCCAGGGCCCTGATCACCAATCCCCGGATGCTGATCCTCGATGAGCCGATGACCGGCCTCGACATCGTCATGAAGTCGAAGTTCAGGCAGATGTTCGACATCCTGATCGATTCGGGCGTCCGCATCGTGATGATCACCCACGACCTGACCGACATCCCGGTCAGCATCGGGCGCATCGTGATGATCCGCAAAGGCAGGATATTCGGCGACGGGAAGAAGGAGGACCTGCTCAACGACGAGAAGGTCTCCGAGCTCTACGGCGCGAAGATAAAAGTAGAAAGCACCAAAGGGATATACCGCATGTATCTGGAGTGA
- a CDS encoding sodium:solute symporter family protein: protein MSGVSLPILAVMIAVFGAVTVYLGYYGYRNTRDNKEFLLGRNKTNSVIIGLSYGATFLSASAVIGFGGQAATHGLTLMYLCFLNLFVGLFVAFLFFGPRTRRIGRRLHASTFADILGKMYSSKGIRAFTAILIIVMMPIYCAAVLKGGVNSVAVITGLNDYYDEILVIMAVIVGLYVIYGGIIAVMYNDALQAAVMFCGMAVILVVTFAELDGVTAAFESLADLPASSASGVLPGFEGWDSVADFGSSEWMLVVTTFLMGVGLGVLTQPQLIVRFMSAKDDRMLDRSLIVGSIFMFVIVGTAYTCGALSNVFFWNNGEGLAAAHVASIYGSGSTDFIIPQFILELFDGKTGGDFIVCLFLLSLICASISTISALMHTIGAAGGYDLYTLARQRRERNEADSQNIRVNRICTAVMLVLVVVYCYIMPKDIIAKATSLFMGITAAALLPAFVHGLYTKRTPDRKAALASIIVGTVSYLFWALFINTSTSVFLPICKWITGNSVLFTEGSIQYCDALVVALPLSIIVFAAVLLIDRAREKRQPSLQASAAE from the coding sequence ATGAGCGGCGTATCGCTGCCCATATTGGCCGTCATGATCGCCGTCTTCGGAGCGGTCACGGTCTACCTCGGATATTACGGATACCGCAACACGCGCGACAACAAGGAGTTCCTGCTGGGCAGGAACAAGACCAACTCCGTCATCATCGGGCTGTCGTACGGCGCCACGTTCCTCAGCGCCAGCGCCGTCATCGGGTTCGGGGGTCAGGCCGCGACGCACGGCCTCACCCTGATGTACCTGTGCTTCCTCAACCTGTTCGTCGGCCTGTTCGTGGCGTTCCTGTTCTTCGGGCCCAGGACCAGGCGCATCGGCAGGAGGCTGCACGCCTCCACCTTCGCCGACATCCTCGGGAAGATGTACTCGTCCAAGGGGATACGCGCGTTCACCGCCATCCTCATCATCGTGATGATGCCGATCTACTGCGCCGCCGTGCTCAAAGGGGGCGTCAACTCCGTCGCCGTCATCACCGGGCTGAACGACTACTACGACGAGATCCTCGTGATCATGGCCGTCATCGTCGGCCTCTACGTCATCTACGGCGGGATCATCGCGGTCATGTACAACGACGCGCTGCAGGCCGCCGTCATGTTCTGCGGCATGGCGGTGATCCTCGTGGTCACCTTCGCGGAGCTCGACGGCGTCACCGCGGCCTTCGAGAGCCTGGCGGACCTGCCGGCATCCTCGGCTTCCGGGGTGCTCCCCGGGTTCGAGGGCTGGGACAGCGTGGCGGACTTCGGATCTTCGGAATGGATGCTGGTGGTGACCACGTTCCTGATGGGCGTCGGCCTGGGCGTGCTGACCCAGCCTCAGCTGATCGTCAGGTTCATGTCCGCCAAGGACGACCGCATGCTCGACCGCTCCCTCATAGTCGGGAGCATCTTCATGTTCGTAATCGTCGGCACCGCCTACACCTGCGGAGCGCTGTCCAACGTCTTCTTCTGGAACAACGGGGAGGGGCTGGCGGCAGCGCACGTCGCGAGCATCTACGGCAGCGGGTCCACCGACTTCATCATCCCCCAGTTCATCCTCGAGCTCTTCGACGGGAAGACCGGAGGCGACTTCATCGTCTGCCTGTTCCTCCTGTCGCTGATATGCGCATCGATCTCCACCATAAGCGCTCTGATGCACACCATCGGGGCGGCCGGGGGATACGACCTGTACACGCTCGCCAGACAGCGCAGGGAGCGCAATGAGGCGGATTCCCAGAACATCAGGGTGAACAGGATCTGCACCGCCGTCATGCTGGTGCTCGTGGTCGTGTACTGCTACATCATGCCCAAGGACATCATAGCCAAGGCCACGTCTCTGTTCATGGGCATCACCGCCGCGGCCCTGCTGCCGGCCTTCGTGCACGGCCTGTACACCAAGCGCACCCCCGACAGGAAGGCGGCGCTGGCCAGCATCATAGTCGGCACCGTGTCCTACCTGTTCTGGGCGCTGTTCATCAACACCTCGACCTCGGTGTTCCTGCCGATCTGCAAGTGGATCACCGGGAACAGCGTGCTGTTCACGGAGGGCTCCATCCAGTACTGCGATGCGCTCGTCGTCGCGCTGCCCCTGTCGATCATCGTCTTCGCAGCCGTCCTCCTCATCGACCGCGCCAGGGAGAAGAGGCAGCCGTCCCTGCAGGCGTCCGCGGCCGAGTGA
- a CDS encoding flavin reductase family protein produces MRKDLGRKTLLYPMPAVIVAAYDKEGKTDALTAAWAGIDDDYRIGICLTASHHTSVSLMERGAVTVSIADAAHVKEADYLGIVSANKTPDKFARSGLHSHPSAHVDAPVIDEFPLTFECKVVSHDTIAEDTIRVVAEIVNVSADERILTDGKIDIAKLDPLVFDGETRRYMHVGGEIAKAFSVGRSLADGPGKK; encoded by the coding sequence ATGAGGAAAGACCTGGGAAGGAAGACCCTGCTGTACCCTATGCCCGCCGTTATCGTCGCCGCCTACGACAAAGAAGGGAAGACCGATGCCCTGACGGCCGCGTGGGCCGGCATTGACGATGATTACCGCATCGGGATCTGCCTTACCGCCTCCCACCACACGTCGGTGTCCCTCATGGAGAGGGGAGCGGTCACTGTCAGCATCGCCGACGCCGCGCACGTGAAGGAAGCGGACTACCTCGGGATCGTCTCCGCCAACAAGACGCCCGACAAGTTCGCTAGGTCCGGCCTGCATTCGCACCCGAGCGCGCACGTGGACGCCCCTGTCATCGACGAGTTCCCCCTGACGTTCGAGTGCAAGGTTGTATCGCACGACACCATCGCCGAGGACACGATCCGCGTGGTGGCAGAGATCGTCAATGTCAGCGCCGACGAGAGGATCCTGACCGACGGGAAGATAGACATCGCGAAGCTCGACCCCCTGGTGTTCGACGGGGAGACCAGGAGGTACATGCATGTCGGCGGGGAGATCGCCAAGGCCTTCTCCGTCGGCAGGTCCCTCGCGGACGGCCCGGGGAAAAAGTGA
- a CDS encoding flavoprotein, which yields MDRESPIFGKLYQFSQNVGMMAMPVHQYLLASDPPIMFATGTASQAEWILPRIDRILGGKPLKYLFISHMESDECGGYMLFHKKYPKISVICSSFTAKEMQGFGYKGRIIVGDSANGINDGELALRFYKYPSEVHLQNGVLCLDRGSGVFYSSDLFFRGMSDGKIQEDTWDRVLTTVDRHFMPSREKYGELLKELEGADPRFIASGHGSCILCGGRRIGACGCGGS from the coding sequence ATGGACCGCGAATCGCCGATATTCGGGAAGCTCTACCAGTTCTCGCAGAACGTGGGGATGATGGCCATGCCGGTGCACCAGTACCTGCTGGCCTCCGATCCCCCCATCATGTTCGCCACCGGCACCGCGTCCCAGGCGGAATGGATACTCCCGCGCATAGACCGCATACTCGGCGGGAAACCGCTGAAGTACCTCTTCATATCCCATATGGAATCCGACGAGTGCGGCGGGTACATGCTGTTCCACAAAAAGTATCCGAAGATCTCCGTCATCTGCTCCTCGTTCACCGCGAAGGAGATGCAGGGCTTCGGGTACAAAGGCAGGATAATAGTCGGCGATTCGGCGAACGGCATCAACGACGGCGAGCTCGCCTTAAGGTTCTACAAGTACCCGTCCGAGGTCCATCTCCAGAACGGTGTCCTCTGCCTCGACCGCGGCAGCGGCGTCTTCTACAGCTCCGACCTGTTCTTCCGCGGCATGTCCGACGGGAAGATCCAGGAGGACACCTGGGACAGGGTCCTGACGACCGTGGACAGGCATTTCATGCCCAGCCGCGAGAAGTACGGGGAACTCCTGAAGGAGCTCGAGGGCGCCGACCCGAGGTTCATCGCCTCCGGGCACGGAAGCTGCATCCTCTGCGGCGGCAGGCGAATCGGCGCCTGCGGATGCGGCGGCAGTTGA
- a CDS encoding LicD family protein, which produces MNDVQTCLLSMYKDIAAVLDAHGFRYYALYGTAIGTVRHNGFIPWDDDIDLGVWAEDLPAVMDALESDLDKDRYYVHDPTADTHPHVMLRTEDMEKDLGSEQTPFIDIFPIERYPEGRFRRAVSFAAVWGLHIWVTALNRVRSLAVHRMLSWIPAGHMRLAELMPEEGSRTTAIYTTAFAKELFPADWYGTPVRHRFEDTEIPLPEKWDLLLTAEFGDYMTPPPEDQRTGAKGFPLSVLKDYIMEKRGINCRRIRRRRFACRRRGCSFRARRR; this is translated from the coding sequence TTGAACGATGTTCAGACCTGCCTGCTGTCGATGTACAAGGATATCGCTGCCGTCCTCGACGCGCACGGGTTCCGCTATTATGCTTTGTACGGCACGGCCATCGGCACGGTGCGTCACAACGGGTTCATCCCGTGGGACGACGATATCGACCTGGGAGTGTGGGCGGAGGACCTCCCGGCGGTCATGGACGCCTTGGAATCGGACCTGGACAAAGATCGCTATTATGTCCACGACCCTACCGCCGATACCCATCCCCATGTCATGCTCAGGACGGAGGACATGGAGAAGGACCTGGGTTCCGAACAGACCCCGTTCATCGACATATTCCCGATCGAACGCTATCCGGAGGGCAGGTTCAGGCGCGCCGTCTCCTTCGCGGCGGTGTGGGGACTCCACATATGGGTCACGGCACTGAACCGCGTGAGGTCGCTGGCCGTCCACCGCATGCTCTCCTGGATACCGGCAGGGCATATGAGGCTGGCCGAGCTCATGCCCGAGGAAGGCTCGCGCACGACCGCCATCTACACGACAGCGTTCGCGAAGGAGCTCTTCCCCGCCGATTGGTACGGCACCCCCGTCAGGCACAGGTTCGAGGACACCGAGATCCCCCTCCCGGAGAAATGGGACCTCCTCCTGACCGCGGAGTTCGGGGATTACATGACGCCGCCCCCCGAGGACCAGCGCACCGGGGCGAAAGGGTTCCCGCTGAGCGTCCTGAAGGATTACATAATGGAAAAGCGGGGCATCAACTGCCGCCGCATCCGCAGGCGCCGATTCGCCTGCCGCCGCAGAGGATGCAGCTTCCGTGCCCGGAGGCGATGA
- a CDS encoding AIR synthase related protein translates to MALQEVIDAIRGFPGVTRKGKIHEVVDLLPTDSFANVDAAEGEDAAAIDDGDHYILFAADGIMESLVESDPYMAGYFAVLVNINDIAAMGGRATAMVDVMSMSDEVLCGRMLRGMEEGVRRFRVPIVGGHTHPDCDYHAIDISVIGRVRKDALVRSSTAADGDDVVMVMDLDGHYPKTTPYAWETTLAKDPKLVRRQMEAAAIVAENHWVHAGKDLSNPGSVGTLGMLLETSEMGAEVDIRSIPIPESEKGEGLIRWLLAYQGCGFVYSCPPEHSADVIAEFAKVGCAGAVVGKINSSRRLTLTMDGEKGVLFDFTKDIITGCRPKSRRRSE, encoded by the coding sequence ATGGCCCTGCAGGAGGTTATCGACGCCATCCGCGGATTCCCGGGCGTCACCAGGAAGGGAAAGATACACGAGGTCGTCGACCTGTTGCCGACGGATTCGTTCGCTAACGTGGACGCCGCCGAAGGCGAGGACGCCGCCGCCATCGATGACGGCGACCACTACATCCTCTTCGCCGCCGACGGCATCATGGAGTCGCTGGTCGAGTCTGACCCGTACATGGCCGGCTATTTCGCGGTCCTGGTCAACATCAACGACATAGCCGCCATGGGCGGCAGGGCGACCGCCATGGTGGACGTCATGTCCATGTCCGACGAGGTCCTCTGCGGGAGGATGCTCAGGGGCATGGAGGAGGGCGTCCGCAGGTTCAGGGTCCCGATCGTCGGAGGCCACACGCATCCTGACTGCGATTACCATGCCATCGACATCTCCGTCATCGGCAGGGTCAGGAAGGACGCCCTGGTCCGGAGCAGCACCGCCGCCGACGGGGACGACGTCGTCATGGTCATGGACCTGGACGGCCACTATCCAAAGACCACACCGTACGCATGGGAGACCACCCTCGCCAAGGACCCCAAGCTCGTGAGAAGGCAGATGGAGGCCGCTGCCATCGTGGCGGAGAACCACTGGGTGCACGCCGGCAAGGACCTCAGCAATCCAGGCAGCGTGGGCACGCTCGGCATGCTCCTCGAGACCTCGGAGATGGGCGCTGAAGTGGATATCCGCAGCATCCCCATACCGGAATCAGAGAAAGGGGAAGGCCTCATCCGCTGGCTCCTCGCCTATCAGGGATGCGGGTTCGTGTACTCGTGCCCTCCGGAGCATTCTGCCGACGTCATCGCCGAGTTCGCCAAGGTCGGCTGCGCCGGGGCGGTCGTGGGGAAGATCAACTCCTCCCGCAGGCTGACCCTGACCATGGACGGAGAGAAAGGCGTCCTGTTCGATTTCACCAAGGACATCATCACCGGATGCAGGCCGAAAAGCCGCCGCAGATCGGAATGA